One genomic region from Ptychodera flava strain L36383 chromosome 14, AS_Pfla_20210202, whole genome shotgun sequence encodes:
- the LOC139148831 gene encoding uncharacterized protein has protein sequence MLRFRMHKFGVSADIEKAFLQVGLEESDRDFTKFMWLSDPDDPNSPFRIYRFKVVLFGAACSPFILNATVKFHLENDGSETAVDLSKNIYVDNVLSGRDSEQKLIDYHTEAINLMKSSGFNLREWATNCAKLKEIVAKANIPCSDSIANVLGLRWDTDSDSLRYPDKELDKATESEPLVTKREIVRATASLYDPLGFITPVHINAKIFVQKLWKAQLQWDELLQSDLRNEWVKICHELQTVSEIQIPRYPFNSDINESKFELHAFSDASKKAYGAAVYLRNPQTRETALVLSKSRVTPVKPLTIPRAELMGVLLGSCLLKFVHSSLNEQISIDKCYLWSDSQAVLYWLQNNKKLPCFVSNRITEIKANELIGEYKYCPTTDNPAVLLSRGILPSQLAGSTLWWHGPQWLKLGDWPVCEVFDSQVLHVTDEINAAEAYKSTREQPVATHVGISKIIDSTNYSSLTRLLRVSAYVLRFVNNLKCEEKDRKLDTLTAQEINAAEILGIRDTQRRAYSTEIKALNYKQKSVGSLAHQLRLFIDKEGFVRVGGRLHNAPLSWETKFPLLLPRENHFTKLIVIAAHWQIKHSGSQTTITHIRQRFWIPQIRPFVKSILRRCVVCRVVCGKSYRKPIPAPLQSCRLSDAPPFTVTGVDFTGAVYVSVGKSEQKAYICLFTCAVTRAIHLELVANLSSETFLRAFRRFAARRSLPRKILLDNGSTYLSAAAEIENMMKSVPVRNYFANCRVEWTFIPKCAPWFGGFWERLIGLTKTALKKVLGRSFVSVDELQTVLAEIEATLNDRPLTYLSTDSNDLSPLTPSHLLHGRLITTLPYYSIDEDELNDPTFGSQEHLQRRSEYLGKIHTHFWKRWSQDYLNTLRERDRISGKGAIQNQIRVGDVVLVEDKSVPRIRWSLAIVEKLNTGNDGLVRSAYIRTRTGKTSRPITKLYPLEVNSEVENNETCADTDKGAHTTNRSVNSSRRAVREAAMKARQRLKEMSSILY, from the coding sequence ATGCTCCGTTTCCGCATGCACAAATTTGGCGTTTCCGCAGATATCGAGAAGGCATTCCTACAAGTAGGCCTAGAGGAGTCCGAtcgtgatttcacaaaattcatGTGGTTATCGGACCCTGACGATCCAAACAGTCCATTTCGTATTTACCGCTTTAAAGTCGTGTTGTTCGGTGCCGCATGTTCGCCGTTCATTTTGAACGCAACCGTCAAGTTTCACTTAGAAAATGATGGATCTGAAACTGCCGTAGATCTAAGCAAAAATATCTATGTTGATAATGTTTTGAGTGGACGCGACTCTGAACAGAAACTCATAGATTATCATACTGAGGCAATTAATCTCATGAAATCAAGCGGCTTTAATCTTCGCGAGTGGGCTACTAACTGCGCTAAGTTGAAAGAAATCGTTGCAAAGGCAAATATTCCGTGTTCAGATAGCATCGCAAATGTACTTGGTTTACGCTGGGATACAGATTCAGATTCACTTCGCTACCCAGATAAAGAATTAGACAAAGCAACAGAAAGCGAACCACTTGTTACGAAACGAGAAATTGTTAGAGCAACTGCAAGTTTGTACGATCCTCTCGGTTTCATTACTCCCGTACATATCAATGCTAAGATTTTCGTCCAGAAATTGTGGAAAGCACAACTTCAGTGGGACGAACTGCTACAGAGCGATCTCCGAAACGAATGGGTTAAGATATGCCACGAATTACAAACAGTTTCCGAAATACAAATCCCACGTTACCCATTCAATTCCGATATCAATGAAAGCAAATTTGAATTACATGCGTTTTCTGACGCTAGCAAGAAGGCCTACGGTGCAGCAGTTTATTTACGCAATCCGCAGACGCGTGAAACTGCCCTTGTACTTTCCAAAAGTAGAGTAACTCCAGTCAAACCTTTGACAATCCCACGCGCAGAACTCATGGGAGTTTTGTTAGGATCTTGTCTTCTGAAATTTGTTCACTCCAGTCTCAACGAACAAATTAGTATTGACAAGTGTTATCTGTGGTCTGATAGTCAGGCCGTCCTATACTGGCTGCAAAACAATAAGAAGTTGCCATGTTTCGTTAGCAATCGAATTACTGAAATCAAAGCAAATGAACTCATTGGTGAGTACAAATACTGTCCTACAACTGATAATCCAGCCGTTCTATTGTCTCGCGGCATTCTGCCGTCACAACTGGCTGGAAGCACGCTATGGTGGCATGGACCACAATGGCTAAAATTGGGAGATTGGCCAGTTTGCGAAGTCTTTGATAGTCAAGTGTTACACGTCACTGATGAAATTAACGCAGCAGAAGCTTACAAAAGTACGCGTGAACAACCTGTTGCTACTCATGTCGGTATCTCCAAAATCATAGATTCTACCAACTATAGCTCCTTGACTAGACTATTGCGCGTAAGTGCTTATGTTCTACGATTTGTGAACAATCTGAAGTGTGAGGAAAAGGACCGTAAACTTGATACCTTGACCGCACAAGAAATCAACGCCGCTGAAATTTTAGGGATCCGTGATACTCAAAGGCGCGCTTATTCCACAGAAATTAAGGCGCTTAACTATAAACAGAAATCAGTTGGCTCATTAGCCCACCAACTTCGCTTGTTTATTGACAAAGAAGGCTTCGTTCGTGTTGGTGGTAGGCTTCACAATGCGCCGTTAAGTTGGGAAACTAAATTTCCGCTTCTCCTTCCCCGAGAAAATCACTTCACAAAATTGATAGTGATCGCCGCTCATTGGCAAATAAAACACTCCGGATCACAGACAACAATCACACACATTCGGCAGAGATTTTGGATTCCACAAATTCGACCGTTTGTAAAATCAATATTGAGAAGATGCGTTGTCTGTCGAGTAGTTTGCGGCAAATCCTACAGAAAACCAATCCCCGCACCCCTACAGAGTTGTAGATTGAGCGATGCTCCACCCTTTACTGTTACTGGCGTGGATTTTACTGGTGCAGTGTATGTCTCAgtaggaaagtctgagcaaaaagCGTACATTTGTTTATTCACGTGTGCCGTTACTCGAGCCATACATTTAGAATTGGTCGCAAACCTCAGTAGCGAGACATTTTTACGAGCCTTCAGGAGGTTCGCCGCCAGACGCTCCCTGCCACGCAAAATTTTGTTGGACAACGGATCCACATATTTATCAGCCGCGGCGGAAATAGAAAACATGATGAAATCAGTACCAGTACGGAACTATTTTGCAAACTGTCGCGTGGAATGGACTTTCATTCCAAAATGTGCGCCGTGGTTTGGTGGCTTTTGGGAACGACTTATCGGCTTGACTAAAACTGCCCTCAAAAAAGTTCTCGGTCGATCGTTCGTATCAGTCGATGAGTTACAGACAGTTCTTGCTGAAATTGAAGCTACGTTGAACGATCGTCCACTGACTTATCTTTCCACCGATTCCAACGATCTTTCACCCTTGACCCCTTCACACTTGTTACATGGTCGTCTTATCACAACTTTGCCATATTACTCAATCGATGAAGATGAGCTAAATGACCCAACATTTGGTAGCCAAGAACATCTCCAGAGGAGATCAGAGTATTTAGGCAAAATTCACACTCATTTCTGGAAAAGATGGTCTCAAGATTACCTCAACACATTGCGTGAAAGAGATCGAATTTCAGGGAAGGGAGCCATTCAGAATCAGATAAGGGTGGGTGATGTTGTTCTAGTGGAAGACAAATCCGTCCCACGGATAAGGTGGTCTCTTGCCATTGTTGAAAAACTtaacacaggaaatgatggtttAGTGCGTTCCGCTTACATCAGAACGCGTACCGGCAAAACTAGTAGACCTATCACTAAATTGTATCCATTAGAAGTTAATTCAgaagttgaaaataatgaaacgtGCGCCGACACTGACAAAGGTGCACATACTACAAATAGAAGTGTGAACAGTTCACGACGTGCAGTTCGTGAAGCGGCTATGAAAGCCCGTCAACGACTAAAGGAAATGTCATCAATTCTGTATTAG